One Cellulomonas sp. Y8 DNA segment encodes these proteins:
- the adhP gene encoding alcohol dehydrogenase AdhP, with translation MMKAAVVRDLGAPLVVEERPVPVPGPGEALVRVDYSGVCHTDLHAARGDWPVKPSPPFVPGHEGAGRVVAVGSEVRGVREGDRLGNAWLATACGTCRDCLRGWETLCTGQQNSGYSVDGSFAEYMLVDARYAPRIPEGVDAAGVTAVLCAGVTVYKGLKVADAKPGDWVVVSGIGGLGHMAIQYAAAMGYRVIAVTGSEAKRASALEYGAELVVNHRDGDPGEAVHDLVGGAHAALVTAVSESTFPQALSMLRRGGTVSLVGLPPGTFPLSIFDTVLRGLTVRGSIVGTRLDMQEAVDLYARGLVRTKYELRPLDAVNDVFTRMETGTIDGRVVLDTGL, from the coding sequence ATGATGAAGGCCGCGGTCGTCCGCGACCTCGGCGCCCCGCTGGTCGTCGAGGAGCGCCCGGTGCCGGTGCCGGGGCCGGGCGAGGCGCTGGTCCGGGTCGACTACTCCGGCGTGTGCCACACCGACCTGCACGCCGCGCGCGGCGACTGGCCCGTGAAGCCGTCGCCGCCGTTCGTGCCCGGGCACGAGGGGGCGGGTCGCGTGGTCGCGGTCGGCTCCGAGGTGCGCGGCGTCCGCGAGGGCGACCGGCTCGGCAACGCCTGGCTGGCGACGGCCTGCGGGACGTGCCGGGACTGCCTGCGCGGCTGGGAGACGCTGTGCACCGGGCAGCAGAACTCCGGGTACTCGGTCGACGGCTCGTTCGCCGAGTACATGCTCGTCGACGCGCGGTACGCGCCGCGGATCCCCGAGGGGGTCGACGCGGCCGGCGTCACCGCCGTGCTGTGCGCGGGCGTCACGGTCTACAAGGGCCTCAAGGTCGCCGACGCGAAGCCGGGGGACTGGGTGGTGGTCTCCGGGATCGGCGGTCTCGGGCACATGGCGATCCAGTACGCCGCCGCGATGGGCTACCGGGTGATCGCCGTGACGGGCTCGGAGGCCAAGCGCGCGTCCGCGCTGGAGTACGGCGCCGAGCTCGTGGTCAACCACCGCGACGGCGACCCGGGCGAGGCGGTGCACGACCTGGTCGGCGGCGCGCACGCGGCGCTGGTGACGGCGGTCAGCGAGTCGACGTTCCCGCAGGCGCTGTCGATGCTGCGCCGCGGCGGGACGGTGTCGCTGGTCGGGCTGCCGCCGGGCACCTTCCCGCTGTCGATCTTCGACACCGTGCTGCGGGGGCTGACCGTGCGCGGGTCGATCGTCGGCACCCGGCTCGACATGCAGGAGGCCGTCGACCTCTACGCCCGCGGGCTCGTGCGCACCAAGTACGAGCTGCGGCCGCTCGACGCGGTGAACGACGTCTTCACGCGGATGGAGACCGGCACGATCGACGGGCGGGTGGTCCTCGACACGGGGCTGTGA
- a CDS encoding histidine phosphatase family protein, protein MTSRLVLVRHGESEGNVAATRAERSGAETVGVPWRDADTPLSGTGEEQARALGAHLATLPPDEAPEVLWVSPYVRARRTAELALEKAGLPLRTVVDERLRDRELGILDGLTSHGVDARFPDEAARRDRLGKMYFRPPGGESWADVALRLRSAVADIERREAGRRVLVVCHDAVIWLLRYVCEGLTEDELMAQVAEHSVRNASVTVLVGGPDGWRAEVVDDVAHLGGAEVTEHPGQGDE, encoded by the coding sequence ATGACCAGCAGACTCGTGCTCGTCCGCCACGGGGAGAGCGAGGGCAACGTCGCCGCGACCCGCGCGGAGCGCTCCGGTGCCGAGACCGTCGGCGTGCCCTGGCGCGACGCCGACACCCCGCTGTCCGGCACCGGGGAGGAGCAGGCCCGCGCACTCGGCGCCCACCTCGCCACGCTGCCGCCCGATGAGGCCCCCGAGGTCCTCTGGGTGTCGCCGTACGTCCGGGCCCGGCGCACCGCCGAGCTGGCGCTCGAGAAGGCCGGTCTGCCGCTGCGCACGGTCGTCGACGAGCGGCTGCGGGACCGGGAGCTCGGCATCCTCGACGGCCTCACCAGCCACGGCGTCGACGCGCGGTTCCCCGACGAGGCCGCCCGCCGCGACCGCCTCGGGAAGATGTACTTCCGGCCGCCCGGCGGCGAGTCCTGGGCCGACGTCGCGCTGCGGCTCCGCTCGGCCGTCGCGGACATCGAGCGGCGCGAGGCGGGCCGGCGCGTGCTGGTCGTCTGCCACGACGCCGTCATCTGGCTGCTGCGCTACGTCTGCGAGGGCCTCACCGAGGACGAGCTGATGGCGCAGGTCGCCGAGCACAGCGTCCGGAACGCGTCCGTGACGGTCCTGGTCGGCGGCCCGGACGGGTGGCGCGCCGAGGTCGTCGACGACGTCGCGCACCTCGGCGGCGCCGAGGTCACCGAGCACCCGGGGCAGGGCGATGAGTGA
- a CDS encoding NAD(P)H-hydrate dehydratase, with the protein MSDAPALTPALLRGWPLPARDGAKDVRGGVLVVGGARRTPGAAALAGLTALRIGAGRLTLAVAESVAAPLAVATPEAGVLALPEDADGSPTGATPPHLAAELERADAVVVGPGLDEPEGAAALVRSVLDALAGRDAAVLLDAFALGVLPGLRDEVALPEGRTVLTPNTTEAARLLGVDDVDPDDAAVRVAERWGAVVSCAGTIAHPDGRRWTSATGYPGLGTSGSGDVLAGAVAGLLAGGAPPEQAACWGTAVHGSAGDRLAARIGPLGYLARELADEVPAVLVELQA; encoded by the coding sequence ATGAGTGACGCGCCCGCCCTCACCCCGGCGCTGCTGCGCGGCTGGCCGCTGCCGGCGCGCGACGGGGCCAAGGACGTCCGCGGCGGCGTGCTCGTCGTCGGCGGTGCCCGCCGCACCCCGGGCGCCGCCGCGCTCGCCGGCCTGACCGCGCTCCGCATCGGCGCCGGGCGGTTGACGCTCGCGGTGGCCGAGTCCGTCGCGGCGCCGCTCGCGGTGGCCACGCCCGAGGCCGGCGTGCTGGCCCTGCCGGAGGACGCCGACGGCTCGCCGACCGGCGCGACGCCGCCGCACCTGGCCGCGGAGCTCGAGCGCGCCGACGCCGTCGTCGTGGGCCCCGGGCTGGACGAGCCCGAGGGCGCCGCGGCCCTGGTGCGGTCGGTGCTCGACGCCCTCGCCGGCCGGGACGCGGCCGTGCTGCTCGACGCCTTCGCGCTCGGCGTGCTGCCGGGGCTGCGGGACGAGGTCGCGCTGCCGGAGGGCCGCACCGTCCTCACCCCGAACACGACCGAGGCGGCGCGGCTGCTGGGGGTCGACGACGTCGACCCGGACGACGCGGCGGTCCGGGTGGCCGAGCGGTGGGGCGCGGTCGTGAGCTGCGCCGGGACGATCGCGCACCCGGACGGGCGACGATGGACGTCGGCGACCGGCTACCCCGGGCTCGGGACGTCAGGCAGCGGCGACGTGCTGGCGGGGGCCGTCGCGGGACTCCTCGCCGGCGGCGCCCCTCCCGAGCAGGCCGCCTGCTGGGGCACCGCCGTCCACGGGTCCGCCGGCGACCGCCTGGCCGCCCGCATCGGACCGCTGGGCTACCTGGCGCGCGAGCTGGCGGACGAGGTCCCGGCCGTCCTCGTCGAGCTGCAGGCCTGA
- a CDS encoding RNA polymerase sigma factor translates to MGAGGDEGADGALAGDGDAEAFAAAYRLLAPQVRGYARRQVPDDLVEDVVAETFLVLWRRWADAPVPAAELRPWVFGVARNKVKHVHEQRGRQLRTVAGAAAAEPTRAPVADPSDRLAGDDLARWLLAQLPPAEGEAMSLTVWAGLTPSEAAEVLGCSLTALTSRLSRARARLAAVLDGTTHDGTTDGTTHTSGPGGRDR, encoded by the coding sequence GTGGGGGCAGGGGGCGACGAGGGCGCGGACGGCGCCCTCGCGGGTGACGGCGACGCCGAGGCGTTCGCCGCTGCCTACCGCCTGCTCGCGCCCCAGGTCCGCGGGTACGCCCGCCGGCAGGTCCCGGACGACCTCGTCGAGGACGTGGTCGCGGAGACCTTCCTGGTGCTGTGGCGTCGGTGGGCCGACGCGCCCGTGCCCGCCGCCGAGCTCCGGCCCTGGGTGTTCGGCGTCGCCCGCAACAAGGTCAAGCACGTCCACGAGCAGCGCGGCCGGCAGCTCCGTACCGTCGCCGGGGCCGCGGCGGCCGAGCCCACCCGGGCGCCGGTCGCGGACCCGTCGGACCGGCTCGCCGGCGACGACCTGGCCCGGTGGCTGCTCGCCCAGCTGCCGCCGGCCGAGGGCGAGGCGATGTCCCTGACCGTGTGGGCCGGGCTCACGCCGAGCGAGGCGGCCGAGGTGCTCGGCTGCTCGCTCACCGCGCTCACCTCGCGGCTGTCCCGGGCCCGCGCCCGGCTGGCCGCGGTGCTCGACGGCACGACGCACGACGGCACGACGGACGGCACGACGCACACCTCAGGACCCGGGGGGAGGGACCGATGA
- a CDS encoding peptidase inhibitor family I36 protein: MTPHVQPTTARRLRAALVGAAVLALSAFAAPANAADDDPGPVEVTGYSASQCGAGRFCLWSGTGYSGTFWSTGTSGLQATSMASAGSVWNRMAVDVRTYSGSGGTGGVTCWNAGAQTPTTSVGSLSVRTMTATTC, translated from the coding sequence ATGACACCCCATGTGCAGCCCACCACCGCCCGTCGCCTCCGCGCCGCCCTCGTCGGCGCCGCCGTCCTCGCCCTGTCCGCGTTCGCCGCCCCCGCGAACGCGGCGGACGACGACCCGGGGCCCGTGGAGGTGACGGGGTACAGCGCGAGCCAGTGCGGGGCCGGGCGGTTCTGCCTCTGGAGCGGCACCGGGTACTCGGGCACGTTCTGGTCCACCGGGACGTCCGGTCTGCAGGCCACGTCGATGGCGAGCGCCGGCTCCGTCTGGAACCGGATGGCCGTGGACGTGCGCACCTACTCCGGGTCGGGTGGCACCGGCGGCGTCACCTGCTGGAACGCCGGGGCGCAGACGCCGACGACGTCCGTGGGCAGCCTCTCGGTCCGTACGATGACTGCGACGACATGCTGA
- a CDS encoding NUDIX domain-containing protein, with protein sequence MTDRYAPDDHLGHRSLLVAAAYVLLLRGDEVLLQLRHGTGYMDGRWVTLAGHVDPGESVHEAAVREAAEEAGVRIDPADLEPVTSLHRFERGGPQVEQRCDWFFVARRWSGDPAVAEPDKAVEMRWFPLGALPELVVPHERLVLDGVRDGGLPAVVSLPS encoded by the coding sequence GTGACCGACCGCTACGCACCCGACGACCACCTGGGCCACCGCTCGCTGCTCGTCGCCGCCGCCTACGTGCTCCTGCTCCGCGGGGACGAGGTGCTGCTGCAGCTCCGCCACGGCACCGGGTACATGGACGGCCGGTGGGTGACGCTCGCCGGGCACGTCGACCCGGGCGAGTCCGTCCACGAGGCGGCGGTGCGCGAGGCGGCGGAGGAGGCCGGCGTGCGCATCGACCCGGCGGACCTCGAGCCCGTGACGTCGCTGCACCGGTTCGAGCGGGGCGGCCCGCAGGTCGAGCAGCGCTGCGACTGGTTCTTCGTCGCGCGGCGCTGGTCCGGCGACCCGGCCGTCGCCGAGCCGGACAAGGCGGTCGAGATGCGCTGGTTCCCCCTCGGCGCGCTCCCCGAGCTCGTCGTGCCGCACGAGCGGCTGGTCCTCGACGGCGTCCGCGACGGCGGCCTGCCGGCGGTCGTGTCGCTGCCGTCCTGA
- a CDS encoding HAMP domain-containing sensor histidine kinase, protein MSGSRPRRVRWSLRARLTVLTAGLLCAALVVGAVVLSTVLSRGRVAALDEVVRARAETVAALVASDQVPEALPVAEPGEIVQVLDSGGRVVATSPTASRTLPVLAGEALADLGARAAAAPGEPVVGGTEASAYDRAARVAVVAPAGAPDGTVVVATVPVAEVQGLVRALRLALAGVVPVLTALFAAAIWVALGRALRPVERLRSAAAQVARVGGPGSLPDPGTDDEVGALARTLNEMLDRLEEAAGRQRAFVADAAHELRTPLAALRAQLEVAGTHPEAYAPGELVEGLGDQVRRMQALVDDLLLLARLGSRPVPDADVDLGEVAREAAALAAAGAGAGAADAQGAPAAAGAPARPVALEVVGAGRARGDAAALGRVVRNLVDNAIGHAAGSVRVEVADGLVAVVDDGPGVAAPDRERAFARFVRLDAARARPGGGSGLGLAIAREVAREHGGDVVLADRPDGAPGLRAELRLP, encoded by the coding sequence GTGAGCGGCAGCCGGCCGCGCCGGGTCCGGTGGTCGCTGCGCGCCCGGCTCACGGTGCTCACCGCGGGGCTGCTGTGCGCCGCGCTCGTGGTCGGGGCGGTCGTGCTCAGCACCGTGCTGTCCCGCGGGCGGGTGGCGGCGCTCGACGAGGTGGTGCGGGCGCGGGCGGAGACCGTGGCGGCGCTGGTGGCGAGCGACCAGGTCCCCGAGGCGCTGCCCGTGGCCGAGCCGGGGGAGATCGTCCAGGTGCTCGATTCCGGCGGCCGGGTCGTCGCCACGTCGCCGACCGCCAGCCGGACCCTGCCGGTGCTCGCCGGGGAGGCGCTGGCGGACCTGGGGGCGCGGGCCGCGGCGGCGCCGGGTGAGCCGGTGGTCGGCGGGACCGAGGCGTCCGCGTACGACCGCGCGGCCCGGGTGGCGGTGGTCGCGCCCGCCGGTGCCCCCGACGGGACGGTGGTGGTCGCGACGGTGCCGGTCGCCGAGGTCCAAGGGCTGGTCCGGGCGCTGCGCCTGGCGCTCGCCGGCGTGGTGCCGGTGCTGACCGCGCTGTTCGCGGCGGCGATCTGGGTGGCCCTCGGGCGCGCGCTGCGGCCGGTCGAGCGCCTGCGGTCCGCGGCGGCGCAGGTGGCGCGGGTCGGCGGACCCGGCTCGCTGCCGGACCCCGGCACCGACGACGAGGTCGGCGCGCTGGCCCGGACGCTCAACGAGATGCTGGACCGGCTCGAGGAGGCGGCCGGCCGGCAGCGCGCGTTCGTCGCGGACGCCGCGCACGAGCTGCGCACCCCGCTGGCGGCGCTGCGGGCCCAGCTCGAGGTGGCCGGCACGCACCCGGAGGCCTACGCGCCCGGGGAGCTCGTCGAGGGCCTCGGCGACCAGGTGCGGCGGATGCAGGCGCTGGTCGACGACCTGCTGCTGCTCGCGCGCCTCGGGTCGCGCCCGGTGCCGGACGCCGACGTGGACCTCGGGGAGGTCGCGCGGGAGGCGGCGGCGCTGGCGGCGGCCGGGGCCGGGGCTGGGGCTGCGGACGCGCAGGGTGCGCCCGCGGCGGCCGGCGCGCCGGCGCGGCCCGTGGCGCTCGAGGTCGTCGGCGCGGGGCGGGCGCGCGGGGACGCGGCGGCGCTGGGCCGGGTGGTCCGCAACCTCGTCGACAACGCGATCGGGCACGCCGCGGGGTCGGTGCGCGTCGAGGTCGCCGACGGGCTGGTGGCCGTCGTCGACGACGGCCCGGGGGTCGCCGCACCCGACCGGGAGCGGGCGTTCGCGCGGTTCGTGCGCCTGGACGCGGCGCGGGCGCGGCCCGGTGGCGGCAGCGGGCTCGGGCTGGCGATCGCCCGGGAGGTCGCGCGCGAGCACGGGGGCGACGTGGTGCTGGCCGACCGGCCCGACGGCGCGCCCGGCCTGCGGGCGGAGCTGCGGCTGCCCTGA
- a CDS encoding response regulator transcription factor encodes MRVLVVDDERGLVDALRRGLTAEGFAVDVAYDGAAGLDLATDRDYDAIVLDVMLPRRNGYDVVTGLRAAGVTTPVLLLSAKDGEHDVADGLDVGADDYLTKPFSFVVLVARIRALLRRPPQVRPAVLAVGDLVLDPAARTVTRGGEQVDLTARELALLEYLMRHADRVVGKVELRDHVWDGPGEDGNVVEVYVGYLRRKLGREAIATVRGAGYRVAG; translated from the coding sequence GTGCGGGTGCTGGTGGTGGACGACGAGCGCGGGCTGGTGGACGCCCTGCGCCGCGGGCTGACGGCCGAGGGGTTCGCGGTCGACGTGGCCTACGACGGCGCCGCGGGGCTCGACCTCGCGACCGACCGCGACTACGACGCGATCGTGCTCGACGTGATGCTGCCGCGGCGCAACGGCTACGACGTCGTCACCGGCCTGCGCGCCGCCGGGGTGACCACGCCGGTGCTGCTGCTGAGCGCGAAGGACGGGGAGCACGACGTCGCGGACGGGCTGGACGTCGGGGCCGACGACTACCTGACCAAGCCGTTCTCGTTCGTCGTGCTCGTCGCGCGGATCCGGGCGCTGCTGCGCCGGCCGCCGCAGGTGCGGCCCGCGGTGCTGGCGGTCGGCGACCTGGTGCTCGACCCCGCCGCGCGCACCGTGACCCGGGGCGGGGAGCAGGTCGACCTCACGGCGCGGGAGCTGGCGCTGCTCGAGTACCTGATGCGGCACGCGGACCGGGTCGTCGGGAAGGTCGAGCTGCGGGACCACGTCTGGGACGGGCCGGGCGAGGACGGCAACGTCGTCGAGGTGTACGTGGGGTACCTGCGCCGCAAGCTCGGGCGGGAGGCGATCGCCACGGTCCGCGGCGCGGGCTACCGGGTCGCGGGGTGA
- a CDS encoding ABC transporter ATP-binding protein, translating into MSDAHHDGDLAVRTAGLTKRFRSGQVAVDGLDLEVPRGAVYGFLGPNGSGKTTTIRMLLGLAHPTAGRAWLLGAAMPEEAARVLPRVGALVEGPAFHPYLSGRANLARLDAGDATADPRTSRRRADAALDRVGLGAAATKPYRQYSLGMKQRLGLAAALLQPRDLLVLDEPTNGLDPQGTREVRHLVRELADGGATVLVSSHLLAEIEQVCTHVGIMSRGRLLLQGERAALTDREGARLAVTTRSTQADAAADVLRGLGLADVARDGRALPGGAGTARLTAALGPTPPEKVSAALVHAGVDLVGLEVDRPSLEQVFVELTGEGFDVAR; encoded by the coding sequence ATGAGCGACGCGCACCACGACGGCGACCTGGCCGTCCGGACCGCCGGCCTGACCAAGCGGTTCCGGAGCGGCCAGGTCGCCGTCGACGGCCTGGACCTCGAGGTGCCCCGCGGCGCCGTGTACGGGTTCCTCGGGCCGAACGGGTCCGGGAAGACGACCACGATCCGCATGCTGCTCGGCCTCGCCCACCCGACGGCCGGGCGCGCCTGGCTGCTCGGCGCCGCGATGCCGGAGGAGGCCGCGAGGGTGCTGCCGCGGGTCGGCGCGCTCGTCGAGGGGCCCGCGTTCCACCCGTACCTGTCCGGGCGGGCCAACCTGGCGCGCCTCGACGCCGGGGACGCCACCGCCGACCCGCGCACCAGCCGCCGGCGCGCGGACGCCGCGCTCGACCGGGTCGGCCTCGGGGCGGCGGCGACCAAGCCCTACCGGCAGTACTCGCTCGGCATGAAGCAGCGGCTCGGCCTGGCCGCCGCGCTGCTGCAGCCGCGGGACCTGCTGGTGCTGGACGAGCCGACCAACGGCCTCGACCCCCAGGGCACCCGCGAGGTGCGGCACCTGGTCCGGGAGCTCGCCGACGGGGGCGCGACGGTGCTCGTGTCGTCGCACCTGCTCGCCGAGATCGAGCAGGTGTGCACGCACGTCGGGATCATGAGCCGCGGCCGGCTGCTGCTCCAGGGCGAGCGGGCCGCGCTGACGGACCGCGAGGGGGCGCGGCTGGCCGTGACCACCCGCTCCACGCAGGCCGACGCCGCCGCGGACGTCCTGCGCGGGCTGGGCCTCGCCGACGTGGCGCGCGACGGGCGGGCGCTGCCGGGCGGGGCGGGGACGGCGCGGCTCACCGCGGCGCTCGGCCCGACGCCGCCCGAGAAGGTGTCGGCCGCGCTCGTGCACGCGGGCGTCGACCTGGTCGGCCTCGAGGTCGACCGGCCGAGCCTGGAGCAGGTGTTCGTCGAGCTGACCGGGGAGGGCTTCGATGTCGCGCGCTGA
- a CDS encoding ABC transporter permease — translation MSRAEVLEAPAAAAAPVAFARLLRSELRLVLGRRRNLVLLAGLALVPVVIGTVLLVTRDSALSGQGPAFLAQVTGNGLFLVVAALFLCLPFLLPLCIGIASGDAVAGEASAGTLRYLLVVPVPRTRLLAVKALAALAFAAAAVLAVAVTGLLIGAAYFGVHDVVLLSGSTVPVGEGLVRVAGIVAYVGLSLTGLVAVGLFFSTLTEVPVGAMAATVVVAVVSTVLDSLPQLSAIHPGLLTHHWFDFAEFLRVQVDWGVVGSGLAVQAAWVAVFGTLAWARFTTADVTS, via the coding sequence ATGTCGCGCGCTGAGGTGCTGGAGGCCCCGGCGGCGGCGGCCGCGCCGGTCGCGTTCGCCCGCCTGCTGCGGTCCGAGCTGCGCCTGGTGCTCGGGCGCCGCCGGAACCTGGTGCTGCTCGCGGGGCTCGCGCTGGTGCCGGTCGTCATCGGCACGGTGCTGCTGGTCACCCGGGACAGCGCGCTGTCGGGGCAGGGCCCCGCCTTCCTGGCGCAGGTCACCGGCAACGGGCTGTTCCTGGTCGTCGCCGCGCTGTTCCTCTGCCTGCCGTTCCTGCTCCCGCTGTGCATCGGCATCGCGTCCGGCGACGCCGTCGCCGGCGAGGCCTCCGCCGGCACGCTGCGCTACCTGCTGGTGGTCCCCGTGCCCCGGACGCGGCTGCTGGCCGTGAAGGCGCTGGCCGCGCTCGCGTTCGCCGCCGCCGCGGTGCTCGCGGTCGCGGTGACCGGGCTGCTGATCGGGGCGGCGTACTTCGGCGTGCACGACGTGGTGCTGCTGTCCGGCAGCACCGTGCCCGTCGGCGAGGGGCTCGTCCGGGTCGCCGGGATCGTCGCGTACGTCGGGCTCTCGCTGACCGGGCTGGTCGCGGTCGGGCTGTTCTTCTCGACGCTCACCGAGGTGCCCGTCGGCGCGATGGCCGCGACGGTCGTGGTCGCCGTGGTGTCGACGGTCCTGGACTCGCTGCCGCAGCTCTCCGCGATCCACCCCGGGCTGCTGACGCACCACTGGTTCGACTTCGCCGAGTTCCTCCGGGTGCAGGTGGACTGGGGCGTCGTCGGCTCGGGGCTCGCGGTGCAGGCGGCGTGGGTGGCCGTGTTCGGGACGCTCGCGTGGGCGCGGTTCACCACCGCGGACGTAACGTCCTAG
- a CDS encoding metalloregulator ArsR/SmtB family transcription factor, whose product MVVRQLDPDEVDRVFAALADATRRDIVTRVLRREASVTALARSYEMSFAAVQKHVAVLERAHLVTKQRQGREQVVHPDVATIRAAARLLDRYEEIWRGRIDRMAELLGDTREGDDS is encoded by the coding sequence ATGGTTGTACGTCAGCTGGACCCCGACGAGGTGGACCGGGTGTTCGCCGCGCTGGCCGACGCCACCCGCCGCGACATCGTCACGCGGGTGCTGCGCCGGGAGGCGTCGGTGACCGCCCTCGCGCGCTCCTACGAGATGAGCTTCGCCGCCGTGCAGAAGCACGTCGCGGTGCTCGAGCGCGCGCACCTCGTGACCAAGCAGCGGCAGGGCCGCGAGCAGGTCGTCCACCCCGACGTCGCGACCATCCGGGCGGCCGCACGGCTGCTCGACCGGTACGAGGAGATCTGGCGCGGCCGCATCGACCGCATGGCGGAGCTCCTCGGGGACACGCGAGAAGGGGACGACTCATGA
- a CDS encoding SRPBCC domain-containing protein produces MTVVDTIKDTDALTLTVVTELAAPPERVWRLWSEGEQLGRWWGPPGWPATFPAHDLTPGAESRYYMTGPDGTRAHGWWRVLAVDPPRSIEIQDGFSDAEGNPDDAMPAAVMRTELTPVDGGTRMTITTRFPDAEAMAQVIAMGMEEGMRDAVGQIPALLAEG; encoded by the coding sequence ATGACCGTCGTGGACACCATCAAGGACACCGACGCGCTGACGCTCACCGTGGTGACCGAGCTCGCCGCCCCGCCCGAGCGGGTGTGGCGGCTGTGGTCCGAGGGCGAGCAGCTCGGCCGCTGGTGGGGCCCTCCGGGGTGGCCGGCGACCTTCCCCGCCCACGACCTCACCCCCGGCGCCGAGTCGCGGTACTACATGACCGGCCCGGACGGGACGCGGGCGCACGGCTGGTGGCGGGTGCTCGCGGTCGACCCGCCGCGCTCGATCGAGATCCAGGACGGGTTCTCCGACGCCGAGGGCAACCCGGACGACGCCATGCCCGCTGCCGTGATGCGCACCGAGCTCACGCCCGTCGACGGCGGGACGCGCATGACCATCACCACGCGGTTCCCGGACGCCGAGGCGATGGCCCAGGTGATCGCGATGGGGATGGAGGAGGGTATGCGCGACGCGGTCGGGCAGATCCCGGCGCTGCTCGCGGAGGGCTGA
- a CDS encoding YoaK family protein: MRVRTRPEHPATGAALAVVGGFLDAYTFVAHGGVFANAQTGNVVFVAIHAAEGQWAQAAGYLPIIGAFVLGLVAAEWLAAHRRLPGLDDPTRVVLLAEIAVLVAVAGLPRAVPTLVTTMAVAFVAALQVTTFRLVRDTTYSTTMTTGNLRTLVTAAYEWLSGYDRTQRVVALRLAVIVLAFAGGAGIGAVASAPDALGTRATLLAAAVLAVVLAAIETHTRRTAAAGAAAARGGTNAPRGDIAPADRAPSAAEPGAARPVPAGVGADGD; encoded by the coding sequence GTGAGGGTTCGCACCCGCCCCGAGCACCCCGCGACCGGGGCCGCGCTCGCCGTCGTCGGCGGCTTCCTCGACGCGTACACGTTCGTGGCGCACGGCGGCGTGTTCGCCAACGCCCAGACCGGCAACGTCGTGTTCGTGGCGATCCACGCCGCCGAGGGCCAGTGGGCCCAGGCGGCGGGCTACCTGCCGATCATCGGCGCGTTCGTGCTGGGCCTGGTCGCGGCGGAGTGGCTGGCGGCGCACCGTCGGCTGCCCGGGCTCGACGACCCGACCCGCGTGGTGCTGCTCGCCGAGATCGCCGTGCTGGTCGCCGTCGCGGGGCTGCCGCGCGCGGTGCCCACGCTCGTGACGACCATGGCGGTCGCGTTCGTCGCCGCGCTGCAGGTCACGACCTTCCGGCTCGTCCGGGACACCACCTACAGCACGACGATGACCACCGGGAACCTGCGCACGCTCGTGACCGCGGCCTACGAGTGGCTCAGCGGCTACGACCGCACCCAGCGCGTGGTCGCCCTGCGCCTCGCCGTGATCGTGCTGGCGTTCGCCGGCGGCGCGGGGATCGGCGCGGTGGCGAGCGCGCCGGACGCGCTCGGCACGCGCGCGACGCTGCTCGCCGCGGCGGTGCTGGCCGTGGTGCTGGCCGCGATCGAGACGCACACCCGCCGGACGGCGGCCGCGGGCGCGGCGGCCGCGAGGGGCGGCACGAACGCGCCGCGCGGCGACATCGCGCCGGCGGACCGGGCCCCGTCGGCCGCGGAACCGGGCGCCGCTCGCCCGGTGCCCGCGGGCGTCGGCGCCGACGGCGACTGA
- a CDS encoding VOC family protein translates to MHRSRISTLLIDAPHAEAAAAARFWSAATGVASWSVPDEEQFTHLEDPIPGLVAAVQSIGGPARYHLDMETDDVAAETARLLDLGAVEVGGWLDCRTLRVPGGHLLCVIPVHSDPADFAEQAHVWP, encoded by the coding sequence GTGCACCGCAGCCGGATCTCGACCCTGCTCATCGACGCCCCGCACGCCGAGGCCGCCGCCGCGGCGCGCTTCTGGTCCGCCGCCACCGGCGTGGCCTCGTGGTCGGTGCCGGACGAGGAGCAGTTCACGCACCTCGAGGACCCGATCCCCGGGCTGGTCGCCGCGGTGCAGTCGATCGGCGGCCCGGCCCGGTACCACCTCGACATGGAGACCGACGACGTCGCCGCCGAGACGGCGCGGCTGCTGGACCTGGGCGCCGTCGAGGTCGGCGGCTGGCTCGACTGCCGGACGCTGCGCGTCCCGGGCGGCCACCTGCTGTGCGTGATCCCGGTGCACAGCGACCCGGCGGACTTCGCCGAGCAGGCGCACGTCTGGCCCTGA